In Pseudomonas hamedanensis, a single window of DNA contains:
- a CDS encoding helix-turn-helix transcriptional regulator, with the protein MSSLSRIPTYVMQQRSELTDFYIRDKKGRRAETSPHRHEYFQIQINLGGDTVQHIGSVQRPFPRNTLAFILPHRVHVIPHPADSNFIVINFSQTFLLPHLQCDPMDLEEVSILLAPELSPFRFQEHLDFILGDEDFVQVCGLIEQMRTLDENRQFGTREMLKGLLLQLIGSVCFLYAEPLKRLAEENAAENSRRDALSRMFEYLRKNIADPDLNLIKVAAATYLSPTYLTHWLRKEIGKTFTELVLERRMHAARNFLLNSTRSVGEVARLCGFADEAYFSRRFRQIHGQPPGQFRRRQLNPDTPQTPLDT; encoded by the coding sequence ATGTCGTCACTCAGCCGTATCCCGACCTACGTCATGCAGCAACGCAGCGAATTGACCGATTTCTATATTCGCGACAAAAAGGGCCGGCGCGCCGAGACCAGTCCTCATCGCCATGAGTATTTTCAGATTCAGATCAACCTCGGTGGCGACACCGTTCAGCACATCGGCAGCGTGCAACGGCCATTCCCGCGCAACACTCTGGCGTTCATCCTGCCCCATCGCGTACACGTCATTCCGCACCCGGCGGACAGCAATTTCATCGTGATCAACTTTTCCCAGACCTTTCTGTTGCCGCATTTGCAGTGCGACCCGATGGATCTGGAAGAGGTCTCGATCCTGCTGGCGCCGGAGCTGTCGCCGTTCCGCTTTCAGGAGCATCTGGACTTCATCCTCGGCGACGAAGATTTCGTTCAGGTCTGCGGCTTGATCGAGCAGATGCGCACCCTCGATGAAAATCGTCAGTTCGGCACACGGGAGATGCTCAAGGGCTTGTTGCTGCAACTGATTGGCAGTGTGTGTTTTCTCTACGCCGAACCACTCAAGCGTCTGGCGGAGGAGAATGCTGCGGAGAACAGCCGTCGTGACGCTCTGAGCCGGATGTTCGAATACTTGCGCAAGAACATCGCCGATCCCGATCTCAACCTGATCAAGGTCGCTGCCGCGACGTATCTGTCACCGACTTACCTGACGCACTGGCTGCGCAAGGAAATCGGCAAGACATTCACCGAACTGGTGCTGGAGCGGCGCATGCACGCCGCACGCAATTTTCTGCTCAACAGCACGCGCTCGGTGGGCGAGGTCGCGCGCTTGTGCGGGTTTGCCGACGAGGCGTATTTCTCGCGCCGTTTTCGCCAGATCCATGGCCAGCCGCCCGGGCAGTTTCGCCGCCGCCAGCTCAATCCGGATACGCCGCAAACGCCGCTCGACACTTGA
- the yghU gene encoding glutathione-dependent disulfide-bond oxidoreductase, with product MSKTSYVPPKVWKHEAPSGGHFASINRPVAGPTHDKPLPVGKHPLQLYSLATPNGVKVTILLEELLALGHSGAEYDAWLIRIGEGDQFSSGFVEINPNSKIPALLDRSVEPPIRVFESGSILLYLAEKFGALLPGDPAGRTETLNWLFWQMGSAPYLGGGFGHFYAYAPEKLEYPINRFTMEAKRQLDVLNRRLADNRFLAGDSYTIADIAVWPWYGQLVRNNVYSAAEFLAAHEYTHVQRWAEEIAHRPAVIRGQRVNRTWGDEESQVPERHQAQDLD from the coding sequence ATGAGCAAAACGTCTTACGTTCCGCCCAAGGTCTGGAAACACGAAGCCCCTTCCGGCGGCCACTTCGCCAGCATCAACCGCCCGGTCGCCGGGCCGACCCATGACAAGCCATTGCCGGTCGGCAAGCACCCGTTGCAACTGTATTCGCTGGCCACACCCAACGGCGTCAAAGTCACCATTCTGCTTGAAGAGTTGCTCGCGCTCGGGCACAGCGGGGCCGAGTACGACGCGTGGCTGATCCGCATTGGCGAAGGCGATCAGTTCTCCAGTGGCTTCGTCGAGATCAATCCGAATTCAAAGATCCCCGCACTGCTCGATCGCAGCGTCGAACCGCCGATTCGGGTGTTCGAGTCCGGTTCGATCCTGCTGTATCTGGCGGAAAAATTCGGCGCCCTGCTGCCCGGGGATCCGGCCGGGCGCACGGAAACCCTCAATTGGCTGTTCTGGCAAATGGGTTCGGCGCCGTATCTGGGCGGTGGCTTCGGGCATTTCTATGCCTACGCGCCGGAGAAGCTCGAATACCCGATCAACCGCTTCACCATGGAAGCCAAGCGGCAACTGGATGTGCTGAATCGCCGCCTCGCCGACAATCGGTTTCTGGCCGGCGACAGCTACACCATCGCCGACATCGCGGTCTGGCCGTGGTACGGGCAACTGGTGCGCAACAACGTGTATTCGGCGGCGGAGTTTCTCGCGGCTCACGAATACACCCACGTGCAGCGCTGGGCGGAAGAAATCGCCCACCGGCCGGCAGTTATTCGCGGCCAGCGGGTGAATCGTACCTGGGGCGATGAAGAGAGTCAGGTGCCGGAGCGGCATCAGGCGCAGGATCTGGACTGA
- a CDS encoding cupin, which produces MTEVQTLLLERNDWVPNNPRLPVLIYRNAIAIEGDDPAVRFEQVFSANGWPPQWRYGIYDYHHYHTEGHEVLGVAAGKARLMLGGPDGHAVEVNAGDALLLPVGTGHCNLWSSEDFLVVGAYPPGQQADICRDAPSEEQLAHIAKLAFPETDPVQGAGGALAHHWG; this is translated from the coding sequence ATGACTGAAGTACAAACCTTGTTGCTCGAACGCAACGACTGGGTGCCAAACAATCCGCGTCTGCCGGTGTTGATCTATCGCAACGCGATTGCCATCGAGGGCGACGATCCGGCGGTGCGATTCGAGCAGGTTTTCAGCGCCAATGGCTGGCCGCCGCAGTGGCGCTACGGGATTTATGATTATCACCACTACCACACCGAAGGCCATGAAGTGCTTGGCGTGGCGGCAGGCAAAGCGCGGTTGATGCTGGGCGGGCCCGATGGCCACGCGGTCGAGGTCAATGCCGGGGATGCGCTGTTACTGCCGGTCGGGACCGGGCATTGCAACCTGTGGTCGAGTGAAGATTTCCTCGTGGTGGGGGCGTATCCGCCGGGGCAGCAAGCGGATATTTGCCGGGATGCGCCGAGTGAAGAGCAGTTGGCGCATATTGCGAAGCTTGCATTTCCTGAGACTGACCCGGTGCAGGGAGCTGGTGGAGCTCTGGCGCACCACTGGGGCTGA
- a CDS encoding thiamine pyrophosphate-requiring protein: MTMTVGDFLVERLSEWGVTRIFGYPGDGINGVFGAMARAKGKIEFVQARHEEMAAFMASAHAKFTGELGVCIATSGPGASHLITGLYDARMDHMPVLAIVGQQARTALGSHYQQELDLVSMFKDVAGAFVQQASAPAQVRHLLDRAVRTAVGERRVTALILPNDLQDLPYEQPPRAHGTAHSGVGYSKPKVVPYDADLQRAAEVLNRGEKVAILVGAGALEATDQVIAVAEKLGAGVAKALLGKAALPDDLPWVTGSIGLLGTEPSYKLMSECDTLLMVGSGFPYSEFLPKEGQARGVQIDLQPDMLSLRYPMEVNLVGDSAETLAALLPLLEQKTSNKWRKKVEGWRSTWEKTLEKRAMVKAKPINPQRVVFELSPRLPDQAIITSDSGSCANWYARDLKIRRGMKCSLSGGLASMGAAVPYAIAAKFAFPERPVIALVGDGAMQMNNMAELITVAKYWRQWASPKWICAVFNNEDLNQVTWEQRVMEGDPKFEASQSIPDVPYHLFAISIGLKGIFVDREEDVAGAWEQALASDVPVLIEFKTDPNVPPLPPHIKLEQAKAFATTLLKGDPDEAGVIVQTAKQVLGAVLPRKK, encoded by the coding sequence ATGACGATGACGGTAGGGGATTTTCTGGTCGAGCGGCTCAGCGAATGGGGCGTGACGCGGATTTTTGGATACCCGGGCGACGGTATTAATGGCGTCTTCGGTGCCATGGCTCGGGCGAAAGGTAAGATCGAATTTGTACAGGCGCGACATGAGGAAATGGCCGCGTTCATGGCCTCGGCCCACGCCAAATTCACCGGTGAGCTGGGCGTGTGTATCGCCACCTCCGGCCCCGGCGCTTCACACCTGATCACTGGTCTTTACGATGCGCGGATGGATCACATGCCGGTGTTGGCCATTGTCGGTCAGCAGGCGCGCACGGCGCTGGGCAGTCATTACCAGCAGGAACTGGACCTGGTGTCGATGTTCAAGGACGTCGCCGGCGCGTTCGTGCAGCAGGCTTCGGCGCCGGCACAGGTGCGCCATCTGCTCGACCGCGCCGTGCGCACGGCTGTGGGCGAGCGCCGCGTCACTGCACTGATCCTGCCCAACGATTTGCAGGATCTGCCTTACGAACAACCACCCCGCGCTCACGGCACCGCGCACTCCGGCGTCGGCTACAGCAAGCCGAAAGTCGTGCCGTACGACGCCGATTTGCAGCGCGCCGCCGAGGTCCTCAATCGCGGCGAGAAAGTCGCCATTCTGGTCGGTGCCGGGGCGCTGGAAGCGACCGACCAGGTGATCGCCGTGGCGGAAAAACTCGGCGCCGGCGTCGCCAAGGCTTTGCTCGGCAAAGCGGCCTTGCCCGACGATCTGCCGTGGGTCACCGGCAGCATCGGCCTGCTCGGCACCGAACCCAGCTACAAGCTGATGAGCGAATGCGACACCTTGCTGATGGTCGGCTCGGGCTTTCCCTATTCCGAATTCCTGCCCAAGGAAGGCCAGGCGCGTGGGGTGCAGATCGATTTGCAACCGGACATGCTCAGCCTGCGTTATCCGATGGAGGTCAATCTGGTCGGCGACTCAGCCGAAACCCTCGCCGCGCTGTTGCCTTTGCTCGAGCAGAAAACCTCAAACAAGTGGCGCAAAAAAGTCGAAGGCTGGCGCAGCACCTGGGAGAAAACCCTGGAAAAGCGCGCCATGGTCAAGGCCAAGCCGATCAATCCGCAACGCGTGGTGTTCGAGCTGTCACCGCGCTTGCCCGATCAGGCGATCATCACCAGCGACTCCGGCTCCTGCGCCAACTGGTACGCCCGTGACTTGAAAATCCGCCGCGGGATGAAATGCTCGCTGTCCGGTGGCCTGGCCTCGATGGGCGCTGCGGTGCCCTATGCGATCGCGGCCAAATTCGCTTTTCCGGAACGCCCGGTGATTGCCCTGGTCGGCGACGGCGCGATGCAGATGAACAACATGGCCGAGCTGATCACCGTTGCCAAATACTGGCGGCAATGGGCGAGCCCGAAATGGATTTGCGCAGTGTTCAACAACGAGGACCTCAACCAGGTGACTTGGGAACAGCGGGTGATGGAGGGCGATCCGAAGTTCGAGGCGTCACAAAGCATCCCCGATGTGCCCTATCACCTGTTCGCCATTTCCATCGGCCTCAAGGGCATCTTTGTGGATCGCGAAGAAGACGTGGCGGGGGCCTGGGAGCAGGCACTGGCCTCGGATGTGCCCGTGCTGATCGAGTTCAAGACCGATCCGAACGTGCCGCCGTTGCCACCGCACATCAAGCTGGAGCAGGCAAAGGCATTCGCCACGACCCTGCTCAAAGGCGATCCGGACGAGGCGGGGGTGATCGTGCAAACGGCCAAGCAGGTGCTTGGCGCCGTGCTGCCGCGCAAGAAATGA
- a CDS encoding DUF72 domain-containing protein, which produces MNEPAIFIGCAGSSLGREHWPAFPAEGTHLQRYAARFNCVEINSSFYRPHRRQTYERWADSVPPGFRFAVKVPRLISHEQRLAGSAAALDEFLGQCEGLGEKLGCLLLQLPPKLAFDAPAAEAFFRVLRERFQGAVVLEPRHESWTEAEALLQDLQIARAVVDPSRISTDAAPGGWRGLQYWRLHGSPRIYHSAYDLAYLQRLAQVLQSASGVGKDTWCIFDNTASGAATANALALSALTEVSER; this is translated from the coding sequence TTGAACGAACCAGCGATTTTCATCGGTTGCGCGGGCTCAAGCCTTGGCCGCGAGCACTGGCCGGCCTTCCCGGCGGAGGGCACGCATCTGCAACGCTATGCGGCGCGTTTCAACTGTGTGGAAATCAACAGTTCGTTCTATCGCCCACATCGGCGGCAGACCTATGAACGTTGGGCCGATTCGGTTCCGCCAGGCTTTCGCTTCGCAGTCAAAGTACCCAGGCTCATCAGCCATGAGCAGCGTCTGGCGGGCAGCGCGGCTGCGCTTGATGAGTTTCTCGGACAGTGCGAAGGTCTGGGTGAAAAACTGGGCTGTCTGCTGCTGCAATTGCCGCCGAAACTGGCGTTCGATGCGCCCGCTGCCGAGGCGTTTTTTCGCGTCTTGCGCGAACGTTTCCAGGGCGCCGTGGTGCTGGAGCCGCGACACGAATCGTGGACCGAGGCCGAGGCGCTGTTGCAGGATTTGCAGATTGCCCGGGCGGTAGTCGATCCGTCGCGGATCAGCACCGACGCGGCGCCGGGCGGCTGGCGAGGCCTGCAATATTGGCGCCTGCATGGTTCGCCGCGCATCTATCACAGCGCCTACGACTTGGCTTATCTCCAGCGCCTTGCTCAGGTCCTGCAAAGCGCGAGCGGCGTGGGCAAAGACACTTGGTGCATCTTCGATAACACCGCCAGCGGCGCTGCCACCGCCAATGCGTTGGCATTGAGCGCGCTGACCGAAGTCAGCGAGCGCTGA
- a CDS encoding Dyp-type peroxidase gives MSYYQPGILATPVPAQARHLFFALASVEALPQAIDNLLMLVDGKSAVVGFGESLTKALNVEIDGLRSFPAMTGVGVNNPSTQHALWVWLHGVDRGELLNRCDAFEAALAPALRLVQVQEAFRHMDGHDLTGYEDGTENPHDDAAIAAALQSTGADGLIGGSFAAIQQWQHDLKGFQRLSAEAKDDIMGRRLSDNEEIDDAPISAHVKRTAQESFAPEAFVVRRSMPWIEGDRAGLMFLAFGFSLDAFEAQLRRMSGLEDGIADGLYQISRPITGGYYWCPPLKDGHLDLRALRIG, from the coding sequence ATGAGTTACTACCAGCCGGGCATCCTCGCCACCCCTGTTCCTGCGCAAGCACGTCATCTGTTTTTCGCCCTGGCGTCGGTTGAAGCCTTGCCGCAAGCGATCGACAACCTGCTGATGCTGGTGGATGGCAAGTCGGCGGTGGTTGGCTTTGGTGAGTCGTTGACCAAAGCGCTGAATGTGGAAATCGACGGCCTGCGCAGTTTCCCGGCAATGACCGGCGTCGGCGTGAACAACCCGTCGACCCAGCACGCGCTGTGGGTCTGGCTGCACGGCGTCGACCGCGGTGAACTGCTCAACCGTTGCGACGCCTTCGAAGCCGCGCTGGCGCCGGCCTTGCGCCTGGTGCAGGTGCAGGAAGCCTTCCGCCATATGGACGGCCACGATCTCACTGGCTACGAAGACGGCACGGAAAACCCGCACGATGACGCCGCCATTGCCGCCGCGCTGCAAAGCACTGGTGCTGATGGCTTGATCGGCGGCAGCTTCGCCGCCATCCAGCAGTGGCAGCACGACCTGAAGGGTTTTCAGCGTTTATCTGCCGAGGCCAAGGACGACATCATGGGCCGTCGTCTGAGCGATAACGAAGAAATCGACGACGCGCCGATTTCCGCTCATGTCAAACGTACCGCCCAGGAAAGCTTCGCGCCGGAGGCGTTTGTCGTGCGCCGTTCGATGCCATGGATCGAAGGTGATCGCGCGGGTTTGATGTTCCTGGCTTTCGGCTTCTCGCTGGATGCCTTCGAAGCACAACTGCGGCGCATGAGCGGTCTGGAAGACGGTATTGCCGATGGCTTGTACCAGATCAGCCGACCGATTACCGGCGGCTATTACTGGTGCCCGCCGCTCAAGGACGGTCACCTCGATCTGCGCGCTCTGCGCATCGGCTGA
- a CDS encoding Gfo/Idh/MocA family protein — protein sequence MNVVRWGMIGCGSVAERKSGPAFYKAPGSALVAVMGRRLEAVSDYAARHGIERVYTEVDALINDPQVDAVYIATPPDSHHAYSLKVAAAGKHCCVEKPMALNAGQSREMQQAFAAAGVHLFVSYYRRSLPRFAQVRQWLEEGRIGEVRHLSWTLTKAPSPVDLEGRDNWRTDPAVAGGGYFADLASHGLDLFQYLLGDIVEVAGFTARQAGLYAAEDAVSASWRFASGALGMGCWSFVADRREDRVEIIGSQGRIGFSVFDEHPLHLFADEQISLEIAHHEHIQWHHVLGMNAHIRGESRHPAVAEQAVKTDWVMDQILKR from the coding sequence ATGAACGTGGTGCGCTGGGGCATGATCGGTTGTGGCAGCGTGGCGGAACGCAAGAGCGGGCCAGCCTTTTACAAGGCGCCCGGTTCGGCGCTGGTAGCGGTGATGGGCCGTCGCCTGGAAGCGGTGAGCGATTACGCCGCGCGTCACGGCATCGAACGGGTGTACACCGAGGTCGATGCGCTGATCAACGATCCGCAAGTGGACGCGGTGTACATCGCCACGCCACCCGACAGCCACCACGCCTACAGCCTGAAAGTCGCCGCCGCCGGCAAGCATTGCTGCGTGGAAAAACCCATGGCGCTCAACGCCGGGCAAAGCCGCGAGATGCAGCAGGCGTTTGCCGCTGCCGGTGTGCATTTATTTGTCAGCTATTACCGCCGCTCGCTACCGCGCTTCGCGCAAGTGCGCCAGTGGCTGGAGGAGGGGCGTATCGGCGAGGTCCGCCACCTGAGCTGGACCCTGACCAAAGCGCCGTCGCCGGTGGATCTGGAGGGCCGTGACAATTGGCGCACCGATCCGGCGGTGGCGGGCGGTGGTTATTTTGCCGATCTGGCCAGCCATGGTTTGGACTTGTTCCAGTATTTGCTCGGTGACATCGTTGAAGTCGCCGGTTTCACCGCACGGCAGGCGGGTCTGTATGCGGCGGAAGATGCGGTCAGTGCCAGTTGGCGGTTTGCTTCGGGAGCACTGGGCATGGGCTGCTGGAGCTTTGTCGCGGACCGGCGCGAAGACCGCGTCGAAATTATCGGCAGCCAGGGGCGGATCGGCTTTTCGGTGTTTGACGAGCATCCGCTGCACTTGTTTGCCGATGAGCAGATCAGTCTGGAGATTGCTCATCATGAGCATATTCAGTGGCATCACGTGCTCGGGATGAATGCGCACATTCGCGGCGAATCCCGCCATCCCGCCGTGGCCGAGCAAGCCGTCAAGACCGACTGGGTCATGGACCAGATCCTCAAACGCTGA
- a CDS encoding GntR family transcriptional regulator: MTDNVLSLGSVPLHTQLRDVLRARILDGEYPQDSQMPSESELGTLFKVSRITVRQALGDLQKEGLIFKIHGKGTFVAKPKTFQNVSSLQGLAESMTGRGYEVINRLRSFKFIAADKRVAERLQVAEGEIVAQIKRVRLINREPISLEITYLPKAIGERLEKADLVTRDIFLILENDCGIALGHADLAIDAVLADSDLTQALNVEAGSPIMRIERLTHDARGQPLDFEHLYYRGDAFQYRLRIDRQKGEQA, encoded by the coding sequence ATGACCGATAACGTTCTCTCCCTCGGCAGCGTCCCGCTGCACACCCAACTGCGCGATGTGTTGCGTGCGCGCATTCTTGATGGTGAATACCCGCAAGACAGTCAGATGCCGTCCGAAAGCGAACTCGGCACGCTGTTCAAAGTCAGCCGCATCACCGTGCGCCAGGCGCTGGGCGATTTGCAGAAGGAAGGGCTGATCTTCAAGATCCACGGCAAAGGCACGTTCGTCGCCAAGCCGAAAACCTTTCAGAACGTTAGCAGCCTGCAAGGTCTCGCCGAGTCCATGACCGGGCGCGGCTACGAGGTGATCAACCGCCTGCGCAGCTTCAAATTCATTGCTGCCGACAAGCGTGTCGCCGAGCGTTTGCAGGTCGCCGAAGGCGAGATCGTCGCGCAGATCAAACGCGTGCGGCTGATCAACCGTGAGCCGATCTCGCTGGAAATCACCTACCTGCCCAAAGCCATCGGCGAGCGGCTGGAAAAGGCCGATCTGGTCACCCGCGACATCTTCCTGATCCTCGAAAACGACTGCGGCATCGCCCTCGGCCACGCCGATCTGGCGATCGACGCGGTGCTGGCGGACAGCGACCTGACCCAGGCACTCAACGTCGAGGCCGGCTCACCGATCATGCGCATCGAGCGCCTGACCCACGACGCCCGGGGCCAGCCGCTGGATTTCGAACATCTCTACTACCGTGGCGATGCGTTTCAGTACCGCCTGCGGATCGACCGGCAAAAAGGGGAGCAGGCATGA
- a CDS encoding fumarate reductase/succinate dehydrogenase flavoprotein subunit produces MTRNTLEQEYDIVVIGGGTAGPMAAIKAKEQNRDLRVLLVDKANVKRSGAISMGMDGLNNAIIPGHSTPEQYTKEITIANDGIVNQAAVYAYATHSFETIEQLDRWGVKFEKDETGDYAVKKVHHMGAYVLPMPEGHDIKKVLYRQLKRARVSITNRLVCTRLLTDEEGAVNGVMGFDCRTADFHVIKAKAVILACGAAGRLGLPSSGYLMGTYENPTNAGDGYAMAYHAGAELANLECFQINPLIKDYNGPACAYVTGPLGGYTANNKGERFIECDYWSGQMMWEFHQELESGNGPVFLKLDHLAEETIQNIEEILHSNERPSRGQFHANRGTDYRTQMVEMHISEIGFCSGHSASGVWVNERAETSVKGLYSAGDMAAVPHNYMLGAFTYGWFAGHNAAEFVAGREFSALDAEQIAKEKARVYAPLDREHGLPPAQVEYKLRRFVNDYLQPPKVTKKMQIGLQRFSDIERDLEQMKANNAHELMRAMETSVIRDCAEMAARASLFRAESRWGLYHYRVDHPQRNDAEWFCHCHLKKGEDGRMTSFKKAVEPYIIPLDAEEMQAYDRLRVGSFAA; encoded by the coding sequence ATGACGCGCAACACGCTGGAACAGGAATACGACATCGTCGTTATTGGCGGCGGCACCGCAGGTCCCATGGCGGCGATCAAGGCCAAAGAGCAAAACCGCGACCTGCGCGTGCTGCTGGTCGACAAGGCCAACGTCAAACGCAGCGGCGCGATCAGCATGGGCATGGACGGCCTGAACAACGCGATCATCCCCGGCCATTCGACGCCGGAGCAGTACACCAAGGAAATTACCATCGCCAACGACGGCATCGTCAATCAAGCCGCCGTTTACGCCTATGCGACGCACAGTTTCGAAACCATCGAACAGCTCGACCGTTGGGGGGTGAAGTTCGAAAAGGACGAAACCGGCGATTACGCGGTGAAAAAAGTCCATCACATGGGCGCCTACGTGCTGCCGATGCCGGAAGGGCACGACATCAAGAAGGTCCTTTATCGCCAGTTGAAACGGGCGCGGGTGAGCATCACCAATCGGCTGGTCTGCACGCGTTTGCTGACCGACGAGGAGGGCGCGGTCAACGGTGTGATGGGCTTCGATTGCCGCACCGCCGATTTCCATGTGATCAAGGCCAAGGCTGTGATTCTGGCGTGTGGCGCTGCCGGTCGTCTCGGCCTGCCGTCGTCGGGTTATCTGATGGGCACTTACGAAAACCCGACCAATGCCGGCGACGGCTACGCGATGGCCTATCACGCCGGCGCCGAACTGGCCAATCTCGAGTGCTTCCAGATCAACCCGTTGATCAAGGATTACAACGGCCCGGCCTGCGCCTACGTGACTGGCCCGCTAGGGGGCTACACCGCCAACAACAAGGGTGAACGCTTCATCGAGTGCGACTACTGGAGCGGGCAGATGATGTGGGAGTTTCACCAGGAACTGGAAAGCGGCAACGGCCCGGTGTTCCTCAAACTCGACCACCTGGCCGAAGAAACCATCCAAAACATCGAGGAGATCCTGCACAGCAACGAGCGCCCGAGCCGGGGTCAGTTCCACGCCAATCGCGGCACCGACTACCGCACGCAGATGGTCGAAATGCACATCTCGGAAATCGGTTTCTGCAGTGGTCATTCGGCGTCTGGCGTGTGGGTCAACGAACGCGCCGAAACCTCGGTGAAAGGTTTGTACTCGGCGGGCGACATGGCCGCCGTGCCGCACAATTACATGCTCGGCGCGTTTACTTACGGCTGGTTTGCCGGGCACAACGCCGCGGAGTTTGTCGCCGGTCGCGAGTTTTCGGCGTTGGATGCCGAGCAGATTGCCAAGGAAAAAGCCCGGGTCTACGCACCGCTGGATCGCGAACACGGCCTGCCGCCGGCACAGGTCGAGTACAAGCTGCGACGCTTCGTCAACGACTACCTGCAACCGCCGAAAGTGACCAAAAAAATGCAGATCGGCCTGCAACGTTTCAGCGACATTGAGCGCGACCTGGAGCAGATGAAAGCCAACAACGCCCACGAACTGATGCGCGCCATGGAAACCAGCGTGATCCGCGACTGCGCCGAAATGGCCGCCCGCGCCTCGTTGTTCCGCGCCGAAAGCCGTTGGGGCCTGTATCACTATCGCGTCGATCATCCACAACGCAACGACGCCGAGTGGTTCTGCCATTGCCATCTGAAAAAGGGCGAGGACGGGCGCATGACCAGTTTCAAAAAAGCCGTCGAGCCTTACATCATCCCGCTCGACGCCGAAGAAATGCAGGCCTACGACCGACTGCGGGTCGGCTCTTTCGCCGCTTGA
- a CDS encoding 4Fe-4S dicluster domain-containing protein — MAYQAQEIFFRSNAPVTVDEDKCIAEKGCTVCVDVCPMDLLAINPATQKAYMAFDECWYCMPCEKDCPTGAVKVEIPYLLR; from the coding sequence ATGGCTTACCAAGCTCAGGAAATCTTCTTTCGCTCCAACGCCCCGGTCACCGTCGATGAGGACAAATGCATCGCCGAAAAGGGCTGCACCGTGTGCGTCGACGTCTGCCCGATGGATTTGTTGGCGATCAACCCGGCCACGCAAAAGGCCTACATGGCATTCGATGAATGCTGGTACTGCATGCCGTGCGAAAAGGATTGCCCGACGGGTGCCGTCAAAGTCGAAATCCCGTATCTCCTGCGTTGA